A window of Microbacterium hominis genomic DNA:
GGTCCACGTGGACCGGACGGAGTAGCGGTGCTCGCCGAACATGGCGACAGTCTGTCATGCAGGACCGCATGCTCCGGCCGAGTAGGCTGGCGTGGTGCCGCAGACCTTCTCCGCCGCCGCCGCCGCTCAACTCGCCGTGGTGGAGCGCAGCGGATTCGTGGAGTCGCGCCACAGCGGCTCGGCGATCGTGCTCCGCCCCGACGGGACCATCGCCGCCCAGCTGGGCGATCCCTCCGCGCTGATCCTCCCCCGCTCGAGCCTCAAGCCGCTGCAGGCGCTGGCGTGCCTGTCCGCCGGCGCCGACCTCGCCGGGGAGCGCCTGGGCCTTGCGACGGCCAGCCACTCCGGCACCGACCGGCACGTGGCCGTCGTGCACGAGATCCTCTCGCAGGCGGGCCTCGGCCACGACGACCTCGGGTGCCCGCCCGCGTGGGCCGGTGACACGGCCGCGCGCGACGAGATGGTGCGCGATCATGCCGAGCCCGCGCGCATCCGCATGAACTGCTCGGGCAAGCACGCCGCCATGCTGCTGACCTGCACGGCCAACGGCTGGTCCACCGACGACTACCTCCTCCCCGACCATCCGCTGCAGCTGCACGTCCGCGAGGTCGTCGAGCGGCTCATCGGCGAGAAGGTCGCCGGCACCGCCATCGACGGCTGCGGCGCCCCGGTGTACGCGATCACCCTGTTCGGGCTCGCGAAGGCCATCCACCGCATCGGCAACTCCTCCACGACCTCGCCCTTCGCCCTGCATCGCAGTGCGGGCGCCCTCGTGCAGGCCGTGCGCGAGAACCCCTGGACGATCGACGGCCCGGGACGGCCCGACACGATCGTCATCGAGCGCCTGGGCGTGTTCGCGAAGGGCGGGGCCGAGGGCGTGATGGTCATGGTCGCCCCCGACGGCACCACCGCCGCCCTCAAGATGCTCGACGGCAGCGGCCGTGCCGCGACCGCGGTCGCGCTGCGCCTGCTCGAGCGCGAAGGCGCGCTGGCGTCCGCGGACGTCGAGGACGCGATGTCGAAGCTTCCGCTGTCGGTCTCCGGCGGCGGGACGGATGTCGGGGCGATCCGCCCCGCTTTCTGAAGGCGCTCCCACCAGGAGCCCGAGCGCTCCAACGGCGGGGCGGAAAGGATCACGCACGATGAGGATCAGCGTCCCCACCGAGGTGAAGAACAACGAGTACCGGGTGGCCTTGACACCCGCGGGCGTCCACGACCTGGTCGCCGCGGGCCACGAGGTCTTCGTGCAGCGCGGCGCGGGCCTCGGCTCGTCGATGCCCGACGTCGAGTACGAGGCAGCCGGCGCCACGCTGCTCGATGACGCCGCCGAAGTCTGGGCGCGTGCGGAGCTCCTGCTCAAGGTGAAGGAGCCCATCGCGAGCGAGTACGGCTTCTTCCGCGACGACCTCGTGCTCTTCACCTATCTGCACCTGGCCGCCGACCGCCCCCTCACCGATCGCCTCGTCGCGGACCGCGTCACCGCGATCGCGTACGAGACGGTGCAGGCGCCCACCGGCGGTCTGCCCCTGCTCGCGCCGATGAGCGAGGTCGCCGGACGTCTCGCGCCCACCGTCGGCGCGGCGACCCTCATGCGCTCGGCGGGCGGGCTCGGCCTGCTGATGTCCGGCGTTCCCGGCACGCGGCCGGCGACGGTGACAGTGATCGGCGGCGGTGTCGCCGGGGCGAACGCCGCCGTGATCGCCGTGGGCCTGGGCGCCGACGTGACCGTGTTCGACACGAACGTCCATCGCCTGCGATATCTCGACGACCACTTCCAGGGGCGCGTCAAGACCGCGGCATCCAATCCCCTCGACCTCGACCGCGCCGTGGTCGCCAGCGACCTCGTGATCGGCTCGGTGCTCATCCCGGGCGCGAAGGCCCCGAAGCTCGTCACCAACGACATGGTCGCGCGCATGCGGTCGGGATCGGTGCTGGTGGACATCGCCGTCGACCAGGGCGGATGCTTCGAGGACACCCGACCGACCACGCACGCCGATCCGACGTTCCCGGTGCACGGCTCGGTGTTCTACTGCGTGGCCAACATGCCCGGGGCGGTGCCGAACACGTCGACATCGGCTCTGACGAACGCGACGCTGC
This region includes:
- a CDS encoding asparaginase, whose protein sequence is MPQTFSAAAAAQLAVVERSGFVESRHSGSAIVLRPDGTIAAQLGDPSALILPRSSLKPLQALACLSAGADLAGERLGLATASHSGTDRHVAVVHEILSQAGLGHDDLGCPPAWAGDTAARDEMVRDHAEPARIRMNCSGKHAAMLLTCTANGWSTDDYLLPDHPLQLHVREVVERLIGEKVAGTAIDGCGAPVYAITLFGLAKAIHRIGNSSTTSPFALHRSAGALVQAVRENPWTIDGPGRPDTIVIERLGVFAKGGAEGVMVMVAPDGTTAALKMLDGSGRAATAVALRLLEREGALASADVEDAMSKLPLSVSGGGTDVGAIRPAF
- the ald gene encoding alanine dehydrogenase, coding for MRISVPTEVKNNEYRVALTPAGVHDLVAAGHEVFVQRGAGLGSSMPDVEYEAAGATLLDDAAEVWARAELLLKVKEPIASEYGFFRDDLVLFTYLHLAADRPLTDRLVADRVTAIAYETVQAPTGGLPLLAPMSEVAGRLAPTVGAATLMRSAGGLGLLMSGVPGTRPATVTVIGGGVAGANAAVIAVGLGADVTVFDTNVHRLRYLDDHFQGRVKTAASNPLDLDRAVVASDLVIGSVLIPGAKAPKLVTNDMVARMRSGSVLVDIAVDQGGCFEDTRPTTHADPTFPVHGSVFYCVANMPGAVPNTSTSALTNATLPYIRQIARHGWKDALRADAGLAAGLNTFDGAVVNSGVAAAHDVALAPLADALV